From a single Labrenzia sp. PHM005 genomic region:
- a CDS encoding DUF1134 domain-containing protein — protein MTYLSRHFFTLLSMAAVIFMIAPAPNSAWAQDSTPSQAQPVNTYEQDQILQTGHQFFGSVSGGLASVVEKAFASYGEPNGYILGEEGSGAFVAGARYGEGQLYTRNAGNHKIFWQGPSLGFDFGADGARVMMLIYNLPSVDRVYDRFSGVNGSAYLVGGVGMTVLSKNSVFVVPIKAGVGARLGLNIGYLKFTKKPTWNPF, from the coding sequence ATGACATATCTGTCCCGGCATTTTTTCACCCTCTTGTCTATGGCTGCAGTGATTTTCATGATTGCACCGGCTCCCAATTCCGCTTGGGCTCAGGACAGCACTCCCAGCCAAGCGCAACCGGTCAATACCTATGAACAAGACCAAATCCTGCAGACCGGTCATCAGTTTTTCGGCTCCGTATCCGGTGGATTGGCTTCAGTCGTTGAAAAAGCCTTTGCCAGTTATGGCGAACCAAACGGCTATATCCTAGGAGAAGAAGGGTCCGGCGCATTTGTCGCTGGCGCACGGTATGGCGAGGGTCAGCTCTATACGCGCAATGCCGGCAATCACAAGATTTTCTGGCAAGGACCGTCACTCGGTTTCGATTTTGGTGCTGATGGAGCCCGAGTCATGATGCTCATCTACAATCTGCCCAGCGTCGACCGGGTCTATGACCGGTTTTCCGGTGTCAACGGGTCTGCTTATTTGGTCGGTGGCGTTGGAATGACGGTTTTGTCAAAAAATTCAGTTTTTGTTGTTCCCATCAAAGCTGGGGTGGGCGCCCGTCTCGGCCTCAACATAGGTTATCTCAAGTTTACAAAGAAACCGACTTGGAACCCCTTTTAG
- a CDS encoding YHS domain-containing (seleno)protein — protein sequence MCLSAILLMVVCLWNVEGMARPQRFVPDPITGYAIGGHDPVSYFVDGYPRKGSREHTYAWGGTEWVFVNKGNLEAFKLHPNAYAPMFAACGGYGLSEGFATAGNPFIYAVIEGRLMFFYSVVNRFLFIVSSTQRLNEARENAAKVGCTPG from the coding sequence ATGTGTCTTTCTGCAATCCTGTTGATGGTTGTTTGCCTTTGGAATGTGGAAGGCATGGCCCGTCCACAGAGATTTGTGCCTGATCCAATCACCGGTTACGCGATTGGCGGACATGATCCGGTCAGCTATTTCGTTGATGGATATCCGCGCAAAGGGAGCCGGGAACATACTTATGCATGGGGCGGCACCGAATGGGTCTTTGTCAACAAAGGCAATCTTGAAGCCTTTAAACTACACCCGAACGCTTATGCACCCATGTTTGCTGCTTGTGGCGGCTATGGTTTGTCGGAGGGGTTTGCAACGGCGGGCAATCCATTCATCTATGCTGTTATCGAAGGTCGGTTGATGTTTTTTTATTCGGTGGTCAACCGGTTCCTCTTTATTGTCAGTTCAACCCAGCGCTTGAATGAAGCGCGCGAGAATGCAGCTAAGGTCGGCTGCACGCCTGGGTGA
- a CDS encoding chemotaxis protein CheW, translating to MSVLENKVAGDNSAGNDMIQYVTVVIGGQLFGLPISQVHDVFVPESVTRVPMSAPEVQGVLNLRGRIVTAINMRRRLHLPPLEDEQMMAVGIEYKQESYGLVIDTVGEVLTLPSSSAEPNPSNLDRRWAEIAGGVHRLDGQLMVILDVDRLLGAMFTEPMAAA from the coding sequence ATGAGTGTGTTGGAGAACAAAGTAGCCGGTGACAACAGTGCCGGAAACGACATGATCCAATATGTCACCGTTGTGATCGGTGGCCAGTTATTTGGATTGCCTATCTCGCAGGTTCATGATGTATTTGTACCTGAGAGCGTGACCCGAGTGCCGATGTCGGCGCCGGAAGTTCAGGGTGTTCTCAATCTGCGCGGGCGCATTGTTACAGCCATCAACATGCGCCGGCGGCTGCACTTGCCGCCGTTGGAAGACGAGCAGATGATGGCCGTAGGTATCGAGTACAAACAGGAAAGTTATGGGCTGGTGATCGACACGGTTGGTGAGGTTCTGACCTTGCCGTCCAGTTCAGCTGAACCAAACCCATCAAACCTCGACCGGCGTTGGGCAGAAATCGCCGGCGGTGTTCACCGTCTCGATGGACAGTTGATGGTGATCTTGGACGTGGACCGCTTGCTCGGAGCGATGTTCACCGAACCTATGGCAGCAGCATAA
- a CDS encoding DeoR/GlpR family DNA-binding transcription regulator: MLIERHNAILELARQLGRVSVEDLAKRFEVSPQTIRKDLNELCERRLLARTHGGALLSSGIENVGYEARRIISSKEKADIGSSVAALIPDNASIFINIGTTTEAVAQALLQHHGLMVITNNINVASLMRGYSQIEVVVAGGVLRHADGGIVGEAAVDFMRQFKVDFAVIGASAIDPDGSLLDYDYREVKVTKTIMENARHVILAADSTKFERTAPVRVGHLSQVTTLVTDRCPSPEFAEIAAESDTKLIETENPETS; this comes from the coding sequence ATGCTGATTGAACGCCACAATGCGATTTTGGAACTGGCCCGCCAATTGGGCCGTGTCAGCGTTGAGGATCTGGCAAAACGATTTGAAGTCAGCCCGCAAACGATCCGGAAAGATTTGAACGAACTATGCGAACGCCGCCTGCTCGCACGAACACATGGCGGCGCACTTCTATCGTCCGGTATTGAAAATGTGGGATACGAAGCCCGCAGGATCATCTCCAGCAAAGAGAAGGCTGATATTGGCTCCAGCGTTGCCGCCCTCATCCCAGATAATGCATCCATCTTCATCAACATCGGCACGACGACTGAGGCTGTGGCACAGGCGCTGCTTCAGCATCACGGATTGATGGTGATCACTAACAACATCAACGTGGCCAGCCTGATGCGCGGCTATTCCCAGATCGAAGTTGTTGTTGCCGGCGGTGTCCTGCGCCATGCCGACGGCGGTATTGTTGGAGAAGCCGCCGTGGATTTTATGCGCCAATTCAAGGTGGATTTTGCTGTTATTGGCGCATCGGCGATCGATCCGGATGGTTCCCTGCTCGACTACGACTACCGGGAAGTCAAAGTCACCAAGACGATCATGGAAAACGCACGGCATGTGATTCTGGCTGCCGACAGCACCAAGTTCGAACGGACCGCACCCGTCCGCGTCGGGCATCTTTCTCAGGTAACTACCCTGGTCACCGACCGCTGCCCCAGTCCGGAATTTGCAGAGATCGCCGCTGAATCTGACACGAAACTCATCGAAACGGAAAACCCAGAGACCAGTTGA
- the rpoH gene encoding RNA polymerase sigma factor RpoH, with translation MAQNLPTLTAGEGGLSRYLDEIRKFPMLQPQEEYMLAKRYKEHEDPQAAERLVNSHLRLVAKIAMGYRGYGLPIGEVVSEGNVGLMQAVKRFEPDKGFRLATYAMWWIKAAIQEYILRSWSLVKMGTTANQKRLFFNLRRLKGKIQALDEGDLKPHQVKEIATRLGVSEDEVVSMNRRLGGDASLNAPIRAEADAGEWQDWLVDESDSQETLLANQEELDMRRKMLSDAMSVLNERERRIFEARRLSEDPMTLEDLSGEFGVSRERVRQIEVRAFEKVQKAVRSSARTMEPQPVA, from the coding sequence ATGGCCCAAAATTTACCGACGCTCACCGCAGGTGAAGGTGGTCTCAGCCGATATCTGGATGAGATTCGCAAGTTTCCGATGCTCCAGCCGCAGGAAGAGTACATGCTCGCCAAGCGCTACAAAGAGCATGAGGATCCGCAGGCTGCCGAACGTCTGGTCAATTCACACCTGCGCCTCGTCGCCAAAATCGCTATGGGTTACCGTGGCTACGGATTGCCGATCGGCGAAGTCGTGTCAGAGGGCAATGTCGGCCTGATGCAGGCGGTCAAACGTTTTGAGCCGGACAAAGGATTCCGTTTGGCGACATACGCCATGTGGTGGATCAAGGCAGCGATCCAAGAGTACATCCTGCGGTCCTGGTCCCTGGTCAAAATGGGCACGACCGCCAACCAGAAACGGTTGTTCTTCAATCTCCGCCGCCTGAAAGGCAAAATCCAGGCCCTGGACGAAGGCGATCTGAAACCGCATCAGGTCAAGGAGATAGCCACCCGTCTTGGCGTGTCTGAGGACGAAGTGGTGTCGATGAACCGGCGCCTCGGCGGCGATGCCAGCCTCAACGCACCGATCCGGGCCGAAGCCGATGCCGGCGAATGGCAGGATTGGCTGGTGGACGAAAGCGACAGCCAAGAAACTCTGCTCGCCAACCAGGAAGAGCTGGACATGCGCCGGAAGATGCTCAGCGATGCCATGAGCGTCTTGAATGAGCGAGAGCGCCGCATCTTCGAAGCCCGCCGTCTGTCTGAAGATCCAATGACCCTGGAAGATCTTTCCGGTGAATTCGGTGTCAGCCGCGAGCGTGTCCGCCAGATCGAGGTCCGCGCCTTCGAAAAGGTCCAAAAGGCTGTCCGCAGCAGCGCGCGGACGATGGAACCACAGCCGGTCGCTTAA
- a CDS encoding chemotaxis response regulator protein-glutamate methylesterase, whose amino-acid sequence MAFAQRNVSAGVNTGADPIKVMVVDDAVVIRGLLTRWLGEDKDLKVVSSQRNGKLAVEDIEKSNPDVVVLDIEMPEMDGLTALPLMLAKKRNLVVIMASTLTRRNAEISLKALSLGASDYVPKPESTSEVTTSIDFRRELVDKVKALGARAVRMRTPVRTMRAETRAGRTAQPTTRPASAAARPAVDTRASFRGAGQQAGAGGKFQLRPYASVRPRILAIGSSTGGPQALQEVMKEVGTAMNDVPVVITQHMPPTFTAILAEHMGKAALRPSKEGEDGEELKAGNIYVAPGGKHMTLEKEGGSVKIRLNDGPPVNFCKPAVDPLFDSVSKVYGSACLGIILTGMGSDGAGGVRTIAAGGGSVITQDEETSVVWGMPGAAAQTGMCSDVLPLKDIGPKISRVLKGNTR is encoded by the coding sequence ATGGCATTTGCACAACGAAATGTGTCCGCTGGGGTTAATACGGGGGCTGACCCGATTAAAGTGATGGTGGTCGATGACGCGGTCGTGATCCGCGGACTTTTGACCCGTTGGCTCGGGGAAGACAAAGACCTTAAGGTCGTCAGTTCGCAGCGGAACGGCAAGCTGGCTGTCGAAGACATTGAAAAAAGCAATCCAGATGTCGTTGTTCTCGACATCGAGATGCCGGAAATGGATGGCTTGACGGCTCTGCCGCTGATGCTGGCCAAGAAACGCAATCTTGTCGTGATTATGGCATCTACGCTGACCCGCCGGAATGCGGAAATCAGCCTGAAGGCGTTGTCTCTTGGTGCTTCGGATTATGTCCCGAAGCCAGAGTCTACGTCCGAAGTCACCACCTCGATCGATTTCCGGCGCGAGCTGGTCGACAAAGTCAAGGCATTGGGTGCCCGGGCCGTACGCATGCGTACTCCCGTGCGGACGATGCGGGCTGAAACCCGTGCGGGCCGGACAGCGCAGCCAACGACCCGCCCCGCATCAGCCGCCGCCCGTCCTGCAGTGGATACACGGGCAAGCTTTCGTGGAGCTGGACAGCAAGCAGGTGCGGGCGGCAAATTCCAGCTGCGCCCCTATGCTTCGGTGCGGCCTCGTATTCTGGCGATCGGATCGTCGACCGGCGGCCCTCAGGCCCTGCAGGAAGTGATGAAAGAAGTCGGCACGGCGATGAATGATGTGCCGGTAGTCATCACGCAGCACATGCCGCCAACCTTCACCGCAATCCTTGCCGAACATATGGGTAAGGCCGCTTTGCGTCCCTCCAAGGAAGGCGAAGACGGCGAAGAACTCAAAGCCGGGAACATTTATGTGGCGCCCGGCGGCAAACATATGACCTTGGAAAAAGAAGGCGGTTCAGTAAAAATCCGTCTCAATGATGGGCCTCCAGTCAATTTTTGTAAGCCAGCCGTTGATCCGCTCTTCGATAGTGTTTCGAAAGTCTACGGATCTGCGTGTCTCGGGATCATCTTGACGGGTATGGGGTCCGATGGTGCGGGCGGTGTTCGCACAATTGCCGCAGGGGGCGGTAGCGTCATTACCCAGGATGAAGAAACCAGCGTTGTCTGGGGAATGCCCGGAGCAGCCGCACAAACCGGCATGTGTTCGGATGTTCTTCCGTTGAAGGATATTGGACCGAAAATCTCTCGCGTATTGAAGGGGAACACACGATGA
- a CDS encoding hybrid sensor histidine kinase/response regulator yields MDDLLREFITETNESLDVVDVELVKFEQEPNNATILDNIFRLVHTIKGTCGFLGLPRLEGIAHAAETLMGKFRDGAPVTQDAVSLILISIDQIKDILGELEAAEGEEPQGDDSELIGKLEEMSAAADAAMAGGGTAEEPAGGGEAEAVAEEAEPAIDVPDQSLERPLRPGEVSLDELERAFQETEIEVEVAESIEEEVLEEELEASPAPEPEPEVKAEPVAAKAAEKPAEKKPAAKAKPVGDGAEKKAAGGGVSNQSIRVAVDTLEHLMTMVSELVLTRNQLLEIVRRHEDSEFKVPLQRLSNVTAELQEGVMATRMQPIGNAWQKLPRIVRDLSQELEKPIDLEMIGADTELDRQVLEMIKDPLTHMVRNSADHGLELPEDRRAAGKPEKGIITLAAYHEGGHIIIEVRDDGKGIDVDKVKAKILERGLATEAEIEKMTDAQVQKFIFAAGFSTAAEVTSVSGRGVGMDVVRNNIELIGGTVDLRSVSGKGSSFIIKIPLTLAIVSTLIVEASGDRFAIPQLSVVELVRVQTNSEHRIERIKDTPVLRLRNKLLPLVHLSQLLGIYEGENVEQAIDADNGFIVVMQVGSQTFGVVVDGVFHTEEIVVKPMSTMLRNLDMFSGNTILGDGSVIMIIDPNGIAGAMASHASSAVAEHGEDEHEELQQKAMTGQNAISLLLFRAGAPEPKAVPLSLVTRLEEFDVSKIERSNGRDLVQYRGALMPLVYVNEGDSLKTEGTQPMLVFSDAGRSMGLVVDEIVDIVEDRMNIEVGSERPGVLGSAIVKERATEIIDLGFYLPQAFEDWFMRKEMDIEALTKKVLFVDDSSFFRNMLTPVLKAAGYDVTTCVGAGQAFELLENGDKFHAIVSDIEMPEINGFEFCESIRRDPRFRQMPILALSSLVTPASIERGRQAGFDDYVAKFDRPGLIAALKDIFAGELGAAA; encoded by the coding sequence ATGGACGACCTCCTCAGGGAATTTATTACCGAGACCAATGAGAGTCTCGATGTTGTTGATGTGGAGCTCGTAAAATTCGAGCAAGAACCAAACAACGCTACGATTCTAGACAACATATTCCGTCTGGTACACACGATCAAAGGTACCTGTGGATTCTTGGGCCTTCCCCGGCTTGAAGGAATTGCACACGCCGCTGAAACTCTCATGGGCAAATTCCGTGACGGTGCGCCGGTGACGCAGGATGCGGTATCGCTCATTTTGATATCCATTGACCAGATCAAGGATATTCTAGGTGAACTTGAAGCCGCTGAGGGTGAAGAACCGCAAGGCGATGACAGTGAGCTGATCGGCAAGCTGGAAGAGATGTCAGCGGCGGCTGATGCGGCAATGGCCGGCGGCGGCACAGCTGAAGAGCCAGCTGGCGGCGGAGAAGCCGAAGCCGTGGCCGAGGAAGCTGAACCTGCTATTGATGTTCCTGACCAGAGCCTGGAGCGGCCACTACGCCCCGGTGAAGTTTCTCTTGATGAACTGGAGCGCGCGTTCCAGGAAACTGAGATCGAAGTCGAGGTCGCCGAGAGTATCGAAGAAGAGGTGCTTGAGGAAGAGCTGGAAGCATCTCCTGCACCGGAGCCCGAACCCGAGGTCAAAGCCGAGCCTGTTGCAGCGAAGGCGGCAGAGAAGCCGGCTGAGAAAAAGCCTGCAGCTAAGGCAAAACCTGTCGGAGATGGGGCTGAGAAAAAAGCTGCCGGTGGCGGTGTTTCGAACCAGAGCATTCGTGTTGCCGTTGATACGCTTGAACACCTGATGACCATGGTGTCCGAGTTGGTGCTGACACGGAACCAGCTTCTGGAGATCGTCCGCCGGCACGAAGACAGCGAATTTAAGGTTCCTCTGCAGCGGCTGTCGAACGTCACTGCCGAACTGCAAGAAGGTGTCATGGCGACCCGGATGCAGCCGATCGGCAATGCCTGGCAGAAACTGCCTCGGATCGTTCGTGATCTTAGTCAGGAACTGGAAAAACCGATCGATCTGGAAATGATCGGTGCCGATACAGAACTGGACCGCCAAGTCCTTGAGATGATCAAGGACCCGCTGACCCATATGGTCCGGAACTCTGCCGACCACGGTTTGGAACTGCCGGAAGACCGGCGTGCCGCCGGTAAGCCGGAAAAGGGTATCATTACCCTGGCGGCGTACCATGAAGGTGGCCACATCATCATCGAAGTGCGCGATGATGGTAAAGGCATTGATGTCGACAAGGTGAAGGCCAAGATCCTCGAGCGGGGGCTTGCGACTGAAGCTGAAATCGAAAAGATGACGGACGCTCAAGTCCAAAAGTTCATCTTTGCAGCAGGCTTCTCTACCGCCGCGGAAGTGACCAGTGTCTCCGGACGTGGTGTCGGCATGGATGTTGTCCGCAACAACATCGAATTGATCGGTGGTACGGTTGATCTACGTTCGGTCTCGGGCAAAGGTTCAAGCTTCATCATCAAGATCCCGCTGACCTTGGCGATTGTATCCACGCTGATTGTCGAAGCCAGTGGTGACCGTTTCGCAATTCCGCAGCTGTCCGTTGTCGAGTTGGTTCGTGTTCAGACAAATTCTGAGCATCGGATCGAACGGATTAAGGACACGCCGGTTCTGCGTTTGCGCAATAAACTTCTGCCACTGGTTCACCTGTCTCAACTTCTCGGCATTTATGAAGGTGAGAACGTTGAACAGGCGATCGATGCCGACAACGGCTTTATCGTGGTGATGCAGGTTGGCAGCCAGACCTTCGGTGTTGTTGTCGACGGTGTCTTCCATACGGAGGAGATCGTGGTCAAACCGATGTCCACTATGCTGCGTAACCTGGACATGTTCTCCGGAAATACCATCCTCGGAGATGGTTCCGTGATCATGATCATCGATCCGAACGGGATCGCCGGTGCCATGGCTAGCCATGCTTCCAGCGCGGTTGCCGAGCACGGCGAAGATGAACACGAAGAACTGCAGCAAAAAGCGATGACTGGCCAGAATGCAATCTCGCTGCTTCTGTTCCGTGCAGGAGCGCCGGAACCGAAAGCGGTACCGCTCTCCTTGGTTACACGTCTCGAAGAGTTCGATGTTTCCAAGATCGAGCGGTCCAACGGCCGGGACCTCGTTCAGTACCGCGGTGCACTCATGCCGCTGGTTTACGTCAACGAGGGCGACAGCCTGAAGACGGAAGGCACACAGCCGATGCTAGTGTTCTCCGATGCCGGGCGCTCCATGGGTCTTGTTGTTGATGAAATCGTCGACATTGTTGAAGACCGCATGAACATCGAAGTGGGGTCCGAGCGGCCTGGTGTTCTTGGATCTGCCATCGTCAAGGAACGTGCAACAGAGATCATCGATCTCGGCTTCTATCTCCCGCAGGCCTTTGAAGACTGGTTCATGCGTAAGGAAATGGATATCGAGGCACTGACGAAGAAAGTTCTCTTTGTTGATGACTCCTCCTTCTTCCGAAACATGCTGACACCGGTTCTTAAAGCAGCTGGCTACGATGTCACGACTTGTGTCGGTGCGGGGCAAGCCTTCGAATTGCTTGAGAACGGTGACAAGTTCCACGCGATCGTCAGCGATATCGAAATGCCTGAGATCAATGGCTTCGAGTTCTGTGAATCGATCCGCCGTGACCCGCGCTTCCGGCAGATGCCGATCCTGGCGTTGTCGTCACTGGTCACTCCGGCGTCCATCGAACGAGGCCGTCAGGCCGGGTTTGATGACTATGTCGCCAAGTTCGACCGTCCTGGTCTGATTGCGGCCTTGAAAGATATCTTTGCCGGTGAGTTGGGAGCTGCAGCATGA
- the chpT gene encoding histidine phosphotransferase ChpT, which yields MSALKELSSLDLAALVASRVCHDIISPVGAITNGLEVLDEEGSEDMREFAMDLIRKSARQASAKLQFARLAFGAAGSAGAEIDLGDAQVVATGFMENEKSNLNWQLDRHLMPKNYVKLLLNLILIANQCVPRGGDIKVEMSGTPQSPSFELIAAGLNPRIPLGMKETLGGEEPERVDAHSVQPIYSLLLARECGMGLTIDKEEEFVKITALPVE from the coding sequence ATGTCCGCACTTAAAGAGCTTTCCTCTCTGGATCTAGCAGCCCTGGTCGCCAGCCGGGTGTGCCACGATATTATTTCTCCAGTGGGTGCCATTACCAATGGCTTGGAGGTGCTGGATGAGGAAGGGTCAGAGGACATGCGCGAATTCGCCATGGACCTCATCCGAAAGAGTGCCCGCCAAGCCTCTGCGAAACTTCAGTTTGCCCGACTTGCATTTGGCGCTGCCGGTTCTGCCGGAGCGGAAATTGATCTTGGCGATGCCCAAGTGGTTGCCACAGGGTTTATGGAAAACGAAAAATCGAATCTAAATTGGCAACTCGATCGGCATCTGATGCCGAAAAATTATGTAAAGCTGCTGCTCAATCTTATCTTAATCGCCAACCAGTGTGTGCCGCGGGGCGGCGATATCAAGGTTGAAATGTCTGGCACACCACAATCGCCATCTTTCGAATTGATCGCAGCCGGTCTCAATCCGCGAATTCCTCTCGGAATGAAGGAAACTCTAGGCGGAGAAGAGCCTGAGCGGGTTGATGCTCATTCTGTACAGCCGATTTATAGTCTTCTTTTGGCTCGGGAATGCGGCATGGGGTTAACAATAGATAAAGAAGAAGAATTCGTAAAAATTACAGCTCTTCCGGTTGAATAA
- a CDS encoding protein-glutamate O-methyltransferase CheR, with protein sequence MTPSEFDFLKNFLKTRSGLVLSNDKQYLVESRLLPIARNSKLETLSNLIQALQKGGNRTLETDVVEAMTTNESFFFRDKTPFEHFKETMLPAMLQNRAARKQIKIWCAAASTGQEPYSLAICLKEAAAKVGGWRVRILGTDLSQEVLEKAKTGLYSQFEVQRGLPIQLLLKYFDQKGDMWQINAGMRAMIEWKKLNLLEQFSHIGEFDIVFCRNVLIYFDQETKTEILNRIAKSLPDDGFLVLGAAETVVGLTDAFKPVAGKRGLFQKKQAAQTGTRPALATGTSRLAAGGTTFR encoded by the coding sequence ATGACCCCAAGTGAGTTTGATTTTCTGAAAAACTTCCTGAAAACGCGGTCCGGTCTGGTGTTGTCGAATGACAAGCAATATCTGGTCGAAAGCCGTTTGTTGCCGATTGCCCGCAATTCCAAACTGGAAACCTTAAGCAACCTGATTCAGGCTTTGCAAAAAGGTGGCAACCGGACCCTGGAAACCGACGTTGTTGAGGCAATGACGACCAATGAGTCGTTCTTCTTCCGCGACAAGACGCCGTTTGAGCATTTCAAGGAAACGATGCTTCCGGCGATGCTGCAGAACCGTGCTGCGCGCAAACAGATCAAGATCTGGTGTGCGGCGGCGTCCACTGGTCAGGAACCTTATTCGCTTGCGATCTGCCTGAAGGAAGCAGCTGCCAAGGTTGGCGGATGGCGTGTCCGGATATTAGGGACGGACCTTTCTCAGGAAGTTCTGGAGAAAGCCAAGACAGGTCTCTACAGCCAGTTTGAGGTTCAGCGGGGTCTGCCGATCCAGCTGCTCTTGAAATACTTCGATCAGAAAGGCGATATGTGGCAAATCAATGCTGGCATGCGCGCCATGATCGAGTGGAAAAAGCTCAATCTTCTGGAGCAGTTTTCTCATATCGGCGAGTTCGACATTGTCTTTTGCCGGAACGTTCTGATCTACTTTGATCAGGAAACCAAAACCGAAATTCTTAACCGGATTGCGAAATCCCTGCCGGATGATGGGTTTCTTGTGTTAGGGGCGGCGGAAACCGTGGTCGGTTTGACGGATGCGTTCAAGCCGGTCGCCGGAAAACGTGGTTTGTTCCAGAAGAAACAGGCTGCACAAACCGGAACCAGGCCAGCGCTTGCCACTGGTACGTCCAGGTTGGCTGCCGGCGGAACAACCTTCCGCTAA
- a CDS encoding PleD family two-component system response regulator, with protein MKQCLVVDDSSVIRKVARRILEDMNFEITEAEDGQQALDECRKTMPDAILLDWNMPVMDGLEFLTSLRAEEGGEGPVVVFCTTENDVAHIARAIRAGANEYIMKPFDREIVEAKFQEVGLI; from the coding sequence ATGAAACAGTGCCTTGTTGTAGATGACTCAAGCGTCATTCGGAAGGTGGCCCGTCGGATCTTGGAGGATATGAACTTTGAGATTACTGAAGCTGAGGACGGTCAGCAGGCGCTAGACGAATGCCGGAAGACAATGCCGGACGCCATCCTTTTGGATTGGAACATGCCGGTTATGGATGGGCTTGAGTTCCTGACCAGTTTGCGAGCCGAAGAAGGTGGTGAAGGTCCGGTAGTTGTTTTCTGTACAACGGAGAATGACGTTGCTCACATTGCGCGCGCTATTCGCGCGGGTGCGAATGAATACATCATGAAACCTTTCGATCGGGAAATCGTCGAAGCCAAGTTTCAGGAAGTCGGACTTATTTAG
- a CDS encoding RluA family pseudouridine synthase, which translates to MTEFSQDDPAGDDTDFTMTVEPDDAGKRIDAVLAAHLETLSRNRIQALIKAGGVSIGGAKIVEPKFRVNEGNEITLVLPEPEDPEPKGEDIPLSVVFEDEHLIVINKPAGLVVHPGAGNWTGTLVNALIHHCGDSLSGIGGVKRPGIVHRIDKDTSGLLVVAKTDQAHQGLAAQFADHGRTGPLERAYSALVWGAPSSLKGTIDANLARSQANRQKIAVVKTSGRQAITHWQVKERFGPSDQAALASLMECRLETGRTHQIRVHMAHIGHPLLGDDDYGSGFKTKINRLDEPLKSLVGDFQRQALHAGLLAFEHPITGKTLRFESPYPEDFAKLLSALQKF; encoded by the coding sequence ATGACAGAATTTTCCCAAGACGATCCGGCCGGCGATGACACGGATTTCACTATGACGGTTGAGCCTGACGACGCTGGCAAACGAATTGATGCCGTACTTGCAGCGCATCTGGAAACGTTGAGCCGGAACAGAATTCAAGCTCTGATCAAGGCTGGTGGCGTTTCCATCGGAGGCGCGAAAATAGTGGAGCCGAAATTCCGGGTCAATGAAGGTAATGAGATTACTTTGGTCTTACCGGAACCGGAAGACCCGGAGCCCAAAGGCGAAGACATCCCGTTGTCGGTCGTTTTCGAGGACGAGCACTTAATCGTGATTAACAAACCGGCCGGACTGGTTGTTCATCCCGGCGCCGGTAATTGGACCGGCACTCTTGTCAACGCCCTCATCCATCATTGCGGCGACAGCCTATCTGGCATTGGTGGTGTGAAACGACCCGGTATCGTGCACCGGATTGACAAGGACACTTCCGGTCTTTTGGTCGTTGCCAAAACGGATCAAGCTCACCAAGGGCTTGCAGCACAATTCGCCGACCATGGTCGGACGGGTCCGCTTGAACGGGCCTATTCGGCGCTCGTTTGGGGCGCGCCATCCAGCCTCAAAGGCACCATTGATGCCAATCTGGCACGCTCCCAAGCGAACCGCCAGAAGATCGCCGTTGTAAAAACAAGCGGACGCCAGGCCATTACCCATTGGCAAGTTAAGGAACGATTTGGCCCCTCAGATCAAGCGGCTCTGGCGTCGCTCATGGAGTGCCGCCTGGAGACTGGCCGCACCCACCAAATCCGCGTTCATATGGCTCATATCGGCCATCCGCTCCTGGGAGATGACGACTACGGATCCGGCTTCAAAACGAAAATCAACCGGCTGGATGAGCCCCTGAAAAGCCTGGTCGGCGATTTTCAACGTCAAGCATTGCATGCCGGTTTGCTCGCTTTCGAACATCCGATAACAGGAAAAACTTTGCGTTTTGAGAGCCCATATCCTGAGGATTTTGCAAAGCTTTTGTCTGCATTACAAAAATTTTAG